One stretch of Oncorhynchus clarkii lewisi isolate Uvic-CL-2024 chromosome 1, UVic_Ocla_1.0, whole genome shotgun sequence DNA includes these proteins:
- the LOC139405197 gene encoding reticulocalbin-2-like: MKYSVIPIALLVMHCAFGESSHNHEDHYVGHQHSPEHDMDLLLGTEEEDGIKKLSPAEQRNKIMEILKKIDTDSDKHLTSEEITLWIQHVYKKYALDDAEERFPEFDTNNDGVVSWEEYNMVVHERVINIDENAFLEDPEEESLRFLHLKEKKRFDFADMGGTPGLNLTEFLAFTHPSEVDYMADFAVEDVLSEYDTDKDGFISLREFIGNVRTNEEDDPSKWEIEETVRFDDLYDQDKDGKLNREEQLRWVAPNSYGSAREEAVHLIKEMDQDGDGKLSEAEVLKNQDVFMNSEVTDYGRQLHVSHDEL; encoded by the exons ATGAAATACTCAGTTATACCCATTGCATTGCTTGTAATGCACTGTGCCTTTGGAGAGAGCTCCCACAATCATGAAGATCATTATGTGGGTCATCAGCACAGCCCCGAGCACGACATGGATCTCCTATTGGGAACTGAG GAAGAAGATGGAATAAAGAAACTTAGTCCAGCTGAGCAAAGGAACAAAATTATGGAAATCCTGAAGAAGATTGATACAGATTCTGACAAACATTTAACCTCag AGGAGATCACACTATGGATTCAACATGTCTACAAGAAATATGCATTGGATGATGCAGAGGAGCGCTTCCCTGAATTTGACACCAACAACGATGGTGTTGTGTCGTGGGAAGAATACAACATGGTTGTCCATGAACGAGTCATTAATATTGATGAGAATGCTTTTCTGGAGGATCCAGAGGAAGAGTCACTCAGATTT CTCCACTTAAAGGAAAAGAAGCGCTTTGATTTTGCTGATATGGGTGGCACACCAGGCCTTAACCTAACTGAGTTTCTTGCATTTACACACCCATCAGAAGTGGATTACATGGCT gatTTTGCCGTTGAAGATGTGTTGAGTGAATATGACACAGATAAAGATGGGTTCATCAGTCTACGTGAATTTATTGGAAATGTTCGAACTAATG AGGAGGATGACCCATCAAAGTGGGAGATTGAGGAAACTGTCCGCTTTGACGACCTCTATGATCAAGACAAGGATGGCAAGTTGAATCGAGAGGAGCAGCTCCGCTGGGTGGCCCCTAACAGCTATGGCTCTGCACGGGAGGAG GCTGTTCACCTCATCAAAGAAATGGACCAAGATGGTGATGGGAAACTGTCAGAGGCAGAGGTTTTGAAAAATCAAGATGTTTTTATGAATAGTGAAGTAACAGACTATGGAAGGCAACTGCATGTGTCACATGACGAATtataa